The DNA window CTATATACACGTGCGTACAAAAATGATTTACAAAACTTCTTCTGAAAACAGTACATCTTTAACAACTGGCCACAATTTTAGGACCGATTATCatgtataaaatactttttggattgaaaatgccagagaggtattcatttttttagaaATCACTACgcatgctactttgtgttgaaaacaatcggagctggcacgctgacatctaattatgttaatgtCGCAACCTACATCGGCAGTGTGCAAGCACGCATGTTCTCGGGGcaaaggctatttcggtgggtgaggctctcaaaaaggaaaggagaatacgtttgtggacaatatggaatgctgtgtgaaagcagcttcGAGTAGCTGGCCATGCGGCTGCAAATTCTACCTCACCGggccactagagggaagcaaagtaacctgctcaaaacaacGCTCCACATTCCGATTTGTCTGCTcgatgactttgggtgtgttttatcggctgttccaacctgagagcgagctgtttgacttctgcttgtggagcttttccttctccctcttcaccttgggcatgatcttaagctttATGCTGCTTTTACTACTGGGACGCGCcaacccctggatgcacacacaatcacacgtggcacaacgcacacaagcacgcatGCCAGGGTGTTGCGCAATCCTTACCTCCTCAGCACAGTGCATTAGTGGACAGATCCAGTGGATGTCATCCAGCTTGTGGAGCTCAGCACTCAGGCTGTTCAGGGTTAAGCGGAGCCCCTCTTCCTCAGGGAACTCGGACTGAGGAGGATAAGAAGAAGGGTGCGTGAGAGATCAGATGGCCAAAAAGTGGCAGCAGCTAGTGGCGAGAGAGGTTACCAGATGTTTTCCATCCAGAAGCATGGTTGTCTCTGCCTGGAGAACTTTGCTGCTGTTGACAATTTCCACGGCTGTGCTGCGACtcaaaaactgaaaattaacAACACTGGTTTGAGTGATTTAtccaaaacctacaaaacatgtatttttgggaaataaaGTCAAACATTTGGGGTTAGTGCTACATCAATAGCGGAGTTGTGGcgcacttttctttttaaatccatgACATGTCAGGCCACATGTTCTCTGGACTACAGTAAAGTAGCCCTGCAACATTAGTCGAGCCCTGCGCTCACTTTAACCGCGTACATCAGAATACGGTACAAAAATGGTATGAAATTCACACAACACACCGCGCTGAAAAAGCTGTATCACGGGTACTTCGCATTGATGCACTCTGGGATGGTTTGTGGTTGACACGTAATAGCGTCCCCACACATCGCATGTACAAATGTGCATCGAGCGGGTCGAACGGGCCGTCTGTAGTCCCGTCTGGACCCATCTGCCTACACCTGGTGTCCCTACCTCAGGGCTGGACAGCTTGGCCTCGGTCAGCACCGTGGCGCTGGCGTTGACGGCGTGTGCCAGCTCCTGCTCCACCAGCTTGTGGGTCTTGGCGGCCTCGCGGATCCTGGGGAGGAGTGAAAACAGGAAGGGATGATAATTGTTCCGTCAGGTGTCGAGAGCAGGGACAAAACAACTCCCCTGAGGAGCGTGTCACTGACTTGCTGATGAGCgtgtcggccaccgtgcccagCTGCTGCACCTGAGCGCACTCCTCCTCCGTCAAGTACTCCATGGACTGCTGTGAGTTGAGGCGGGGCCTGTTGACACGGTCGCTGTCGATCTTTAACTTATCCTCCCACGACTTGAGCGTGCTCTCAAACGCCTGGCCACACGTGGGACCCCCGACAGACAGCAATAGACCATGAGGACATTTAAAAAGGACGTGAGGAGGTAGTTCAGCTGGGATAGAGATGGCCTTATTTAAGTGAGGACAAGACAGCGGATCAAATAGGTCACTCCCGTTGGAAACAATCCTCCTGAACTGAGAGCTCCAATTAGCCATCAAACACATCCGACCGAAAGTCACATCATACCCTGTCCCTGGTGAGCATCTGCGCTCGATTCTTGTGGAGTATCTTGACGATACCCGGTGGCTGGATCCAAGCCTCGCCGTCCACTTGCACAGGGACACCCTCCTCCCCTAGGATAGTGATCTTCACCTGGCGGCACTGAGCACAGGGCGGGGTATGTTTCCATCGTACACGAAGAGGTTTGCCATTTTATTGCAAACACCCAAAATTTCCAACATGCATGACCCACTGCTGTTGTGGGCCCAGAACAAGGACCgagttgtgcaaatgttcccTGGCTGTACCGCTGAGCGAGAGGAGTTAATAACACCATTCGCCCAGCCCGCATCCCTGCTCGTGTTTAAACATATACGTTGTATGTAAATTTCATGTTGAGCTGTCCATTGTCTGTGTCTACAGATGATTGCAAAGCATTCCCTCATatctgtactgaaaaaaataatgtcacaCCCACTCCAATTTCATCACATTAGTGTTgacttcaaaattttgaactcatGCAACCacaagtctgtgtgtgtgagtgtgtgtgtgcgtgtgtgtgagtgtgtgtgtgtgtgtgtgtgtgtgtgtgtgagtgtgtgtgcgtgagtgtgtgtgcgtgtgtctaaCCTGTGCAATACGGTGGTGCTGTAAGTTGATGACTCTGGACATGGCCATCTGCATGCTGCCAAACACAGCCACTACTTCAAGTTTCTTGTCGTCAAAAGACGGAGCCCCAAAGTTCTGAAAACATAGCAAAAAGCCAAAGTGTTAGCTGGCACCGAGGACGGCGCTCTCTTTTGAACATTGTACTGGCGGATGTGCTCACGTTGTCCTCCTTGGTGCCTCCCCAAAAGTTGATGCCGCCTGCGTAGCTGGGAATGTTGAGCACCGCCAGGCCCTGGAGAATCGGAAGAGGAACGGAGACACCGTCGCACTAAACAGAGAAGATTCTGTGTTAAATGTCGTTTCCTGAAATACCACCATTTTGGCTTTCTTGAAAACTTGTCGTAGCCTCTCCTGCAAATAGTGTATAATTGTGTGGGTTTGTGTAAGCGTCAAACCTCAAGCAGAACCCTCTGCTCCAAGTTTTTGTAGGTCTTCTGGACCAGCTCTTTAGTTCCCAGCACTCCATACCACATCATGTTCTTTGTGCGACTGCTGCAGGACATCAACACACGTACTGTACATCCTTATGAGCACTATGTGGTAATAAGAGTTTTTCTTTTGGGCCAAAGCTTGGCAATGttactttgtcaaaacagacaaaaaaggtaCATGCACACTAAGTGCACTTCCTGCTTGAAACATTAACGAAggactgaaaataaaatctatttcaGACATGTTATCAAATGTTAACTTTTTCAGGCTCTGAAACGCCATTCTTGCATAAACAAAAAAGCAGAGTCATGTGGCATAGAACATGTTTCTTAAATATTGAAGCACAAAAATGCCTCACCTGTGCTATCATTTTACTAACCCTCCAGACGATACACTGCTTTCTCTGGTCTTTCTTTTTTGCCTACCTGCACTTTTTAGGATGCTCATCTCGCTTGTTGTTGAACTCCAGCGAGATCTTGGCGTCCAGACCGATGCCAAAGTAGTTGTTCATCACACACTTCTCCAAGCATTGTCTGCAGCCAAACAGAGATGCTCAGTGAGGACGAACAAACGATATGGCAATCGAGGGGCTGGAGAGCCGAAGAATGCTTACACTGAGTCCTCGTTGAAGTTGACCGCGTGGAGTCTCTTCGGTTGCTCCAGGACGATGGGAGAGGTTGGACTTAAACGTCTGTGGCCTGGATAGAGGGAACGTGGGtaagaaaaggagaaaaataaataaataatcaataccCCTCACCATTTACAAGTCAAATAAGCAATGtcaaagaccctgtaaagtcaaTTCAGAGTGATTTGTTTATAAATACATTCTACATGTTGAAGAGAATAGTGGAAAACATATACAGAGACTGTGAAACGTGTCGTACTCAATTGTACACCGTGTGCTGCACTTTGTTGTACGGCATGAGTTGCCCCGAGCCCACTCCATAAAAACTGGAGCGCCTTAATGAACAAGGTCATTTTTGGACAAGGGTGAAATTTCAAACAAAGGGCTCATAGGAGGAAGTAAAAAAGAGCTTTTTCTTTACATGTACGCATCTCCGCATCCTTGAGTTCCTCGCTGTTTTCTCTTTTGATGGAAGATGACGACCACATCCTGTGGAACTGAGTGTGTCGGTTCTGCTCATCCACCACTGCAAAAATGACACGAGTGAGCGGGCCGCCCCCACCCCCGAAAGCACAAACGAACGCCGCTTTGCTTTTACCTTTCTCTGCCTGTTCGATGATCTGCCTCAGGGCCTTTTTCAGGCTGTTGGCGCGCAGCATCAACTGCTCCCTGGAGCGGTAAGTTTGGCCATCGGCGCATGCGTCACTGCCATCTTTATCTGGGGCTGAGCCACCATCTTCCTGGCCAGCCAGGGAACCCGTTGGAACAACCTGGAGAAAataggaaatttttttttttttttttgcactcgaCAAAGGGCAGCGCTTATAGTTGCTCCTTCTATTACCTGAGCTTCTGCTTCCTCACTTAAGGCTTTGACCAGGGAATCCAGCTTCTCATTCAGCAAAGCACACTTCGGAGAAAAGAGGAAAATTGTCTTTCATTTTTCAGCTTTTGATTTTGTGACAAAAGTTTGGAGAACATCTTTTTCAGCTTCCAGTACAGAAATCCAGGTCCATCAAGGCATGGCTGCATGAGGACTTCTACATCAACATGCACAAATTCCAAAAGCTTCCCAGAAGAGTAAAAGCTGTAAATGTGGCAAATGTCCCGATATTTTGGTATAGCGCATATTGTCTTTTTACCTCTGACAGGAGTGACATAATGGCTGCGCTTTcaacaaaacatgcacacagtcacacctgccCACTTGTGGCTGTTATGCAAGTCCTTGTATAACACTAACCTTCTTTGCCATGGCGTCCGCTTCCTCCTTGTTCTCCGTGGCCCTCTCGTATGCTTTGCCCACCTCCGCCACAAACTCGTTCACCGTCCCACACAGGAACCTGTCCGGGGAGGAAAAACAGGCTTAAGTGCTCGTGTGACACCATCAGTGCAAGTGGCTGCATTGGACACATACTTGGCAGAGGAAATGACATCACTGTGTTTGTCTGAATCCAGGATCTTGGCCAGGTGGGACGCGACCGAGTCGGCGTACTGAGTGATGTGAACCTAACAAAAagccacagacacacacaacatgaTGATTATGACGACGACGCTGCTGCTGATCAACCTCAATTAGGCTCGCCTGCATGGGGCAGTTGAGGTTGTCATCTTCCCTCACTGATGGGGCCGGTTTGGAGGTAGCAGGAACCTCGTAGGTCATTACGCTCCACCTGACCACAtacgtgcgcgcgcgcacacacacacacacacacacacacacacacacacacacgtctcaGAAATATGAGGAATGATGACCAATGGAATGATCAAAACAAGTGCAGGGTTCGTTGATGGAATGTGCTCTATGAGATCCGCCCCTCGCGAACTAAGGGTCTCTTACCGGTCCAGCATTTTGGTAGTGGCCCTCTCCAGCTTCTCCAAGATCTGCAGCAGCTGAGCATCGTCGTCGCAGAGGCCCCCCCAGCCCAGAACCCGAGCCAGGTCGTTCCCGGTGCCCAGGGGCAGCACACCCAGCTGGCACTGTCCAGGGGAAAGGGGAAGAGGGGAGCGCAACACATGGAATCATTGGAAGTAAAACCACAGTTTCAACTTATGCGCTTAACTTTTACAAAACCATGTATGAGCGAAACCTACGTCAGAGATTGTAGCTACTAACCCTATccccacatttttttattgtactaaATGATATTCGTTCATCTGACTATCGTTTCTCAGTATGATATTTGTACAACATTATTTTTAGAGTAGATTCTTTCATTCAAACCAACTACTATTACTTTAATTACAGTACAGACCGTGCATTTTTTGGATGGCTAGAGGATATGAGTCCAACCTTGTGCGATCCCAATGTTGTTGTGACCCAAATGCTACAACATCATCCCCTCACTTCCCACGACACTCCCTCCTGGCTCTCACCTGCTTGTGGAGGTTGAGTTTGTCCAGCTCCGACAGCACCCAGCCCACACTGCCGTCACCCCCGCACACCAAGATACGGAATGTCACAAACTTTTGAAAGAGGCGCAGGCTGGAATGCAAAACAAGGCAAcgtaacaaaaatgttaatgGGTAAAATCCTACATTGACACACCCTACCCGAGCTCCGGCCCTCCATTCATCAGGTCAAAGACTTGGGCCGGGTTGAGGAGCTGCTTGAACTTGCGCAAGAACTTCACACCCTGGTTGTCTCCACTTTTGGAGTTGACGAGTACTAGAAGAGGACTGGAACAGGACGCTGACGTGGCCTTCCAGAAGCCTAACGTGCAGCAAGTtgataaaagaagaaaagggcAAGAGGGTTTTTTGGCCACTAACATGTATGCGCGTGTGAGAGGCCTCTCACCATCAGAGTCGATGCTGTTAAGTGCAGTAGGAGGGATGATGGAAACTCGACACTGACCCAAGGGACACACTCTCTCCATTTGTTCTTTACAGCTGCTGTGGACCTGGTGCACACATGcgcatgtacacagacacacgcgcaagcacgcacaaacacatacaaagtAAGAACTGTCCATAGTACTTCCTTATTACAGTACAACCCTCACAAATGCAATAAAGAAAATTACACTTCACTAACCTTAGCAAATAGCACAGTCATTTGTGCTTGTGCACGTATGCATGGGCAAGGATCAGTTTCTCACGTCTTACCATAACACTCAGCACCAATGCACGCCTTAAGTACAAGAGTGGTACGGCGTTCACATCAGTATATTCTCTCATTCTAGTCCGGATTCCttttatttacaacaattgCGACAAGCAGAGATGACATAGGTACAAGTAGCACTTACAATGGCCTTGCACCAGAGGCAGCGCCAGTCCTGCAGCCGCCGGACACTTCCGCAGTTCTTGTCGCAAACCATGCACTTGGCGCTGACAGGCAGATTGCCTTCCAGCCACTGGTGGGGCATCAAAACCTGGGCAAAATACGTACAAGACAATACGTGTGCAAAGAGCCAAGAGAAGGCCCACCAGCGTGCAAAAATATCATCCTATTGAAATTTAGTAGAGCGG is part of the Phyllopteryx taeniolatus isolate TA_2022b chromosome 23, UOR_Ptae_1.2, whole genome shotgun sequence genome and encodes:
- the si:dkey-172j4.3 gene encoding diacylglycerol kinase delta isoform X1 — its product is MRQRGEVDHRNGVKSYCESVTWKQGMLERDDKPSSLAAISTSPSLPPSSLRPSLRSFYLIQLVSGTASTTAAVKPSCRGGGGGGGGGGEGQAPNTRNRPTSERARARGMPGEVCVGSRLTKCSPMPKPCPAMASKLNPNVLYVAEPSESAPADPERTPLQTGDAADESSDSDGEQEETSHKLIRKVSTSGQIRAKKSVKEGILLKQTSSFQRWKRRYFKLRGRTLYYAKDCKSLIFDEVDLSDASVAETGTKNINNSFTVITPFRKLILCAENRKEMEDWIGALRSVQKWEIYEASQFNMEHFSGMHNWYACSHARPTFCNVCREALPGVTSHGLSCEVCKFKAHKRCAVRSTNNCKWTTLASIGNDIIEDEDGVLMPHQWLEGNLPVSAKCMVCDKNCGSVRRLQDWRCLWCKAIVHSSCKEQMERVCPLGQCRVSIIPPTALNSIDSDGFWKATSASCSSPLLVLVNSKSGDNQGVKFLRKFKQLLNPAQVFDLMNGGPELGLRLFQKFVTFRILVCGGDGSVGWVLSELDKLNLHKQCQLGVLPLGTGNDLARVLGWGGLCDDDAQLLQILEKLERATTKMLDRWSVMTYEVPATSKPAPSVREDDNLNCPMQVHITQYADSVASHLAKILDSDKHSDVISSAKFLCGTVNEFVAEVGKAYERATENKEEADAMAKKCALLNEKLDSLVKALSEEAEAQVVPTGSLAGQEDGGSAPDKDGSDACADGQTYRSREQLMLRANSLKKALRQIIEQAEKVVDEQNRHTQFHRMWSSSSIKRENSEELKDAEMRTCHRRLSPTSPIVLEQPKRLHAVNFNEDSVQCLEKCVMNNYFGIGLDAKISLEFNNKRDEHPKKCSSRTKNMMWYGVLGTKELVQKTYKNLEQRVLLECDGVSVPLPILQGLAVLNIPSYAGGINFWGGTKEDNNFGAPSFDDKKLEVVAVFGSMQMAMSRVINLQHHRIAQCRQVKITILGEEGVPVQVDGEAWIQPPGIVKILHKNRAQMLTRDRAFESTLKSWEDKLKIDSDRVNRPRLNSQQSMEYLTEEECAQVQQLGTVADTLISKIREAAKTHKLVEQELAHAVNASATVLTEAKLSSPEFLSRSTAVEIVNSSKVLQAETTMLLDGKHLSEFPEEEGLRLTLNSLSAELHKLDDIHWICPLMHCAEEGLARPSSKSSIKLKIMPKVKREKEKLHKQKSNSSLSVSTRCLHAAECSHLLETTRRKPPSD
- the si:dkey-172j4.3 gene encoding diacylglycerol kinase delta isoform X4, with the protein product MRQRGEVDHRNGVKSYCESVTWKQGMLERDDKPSSLAAISTSPSLPPSSLRPSLRSFYLIQLVSGTASTTAAVKPSCRGGGGGGGGGGEGQAPNTRNRPTSERARARGMPGEVCVGSRLTKCSPMPKPCPAMASKLNPNVLYVAEPSESAPADPERTPLQTGDAADESSDSDGEQEETSHKLIRKVSTSGQIRAKKSVKEGILLKQTSSFQRWKRRYFKLRGRTLYYAKDCKSLIFDEVDLSDASVAETGTKNINNSFTVITPFRKLILCAENRKEMEDWIGALRSVQKWEIYEASQFNMEHFSGMHNWYACSHARPTFCNVCREALPGVTSHGLSCEVCKFKAHKRCAVRSTNNCKWTTLASIGNDIIEDEDGVLMPHQWLEGNLPVSAKCMVCDKNCGSVRRLQDWRCLWCKAIVHSSCKEQMERVCPLGQCRVSIIPPTALNSIDSDGFWKATSASCSSPLLVLVNSKSGDNQGVKFLRKFKQLLNPAQVFDLMNGGPELGLRLFQKFVTFRILVCGGDGSVGWVLSELDKLNLHKQCQLGVLPLGTGNDLARVLGWGGLCDDDAQLLQILEKLERATTKMLDRWSVMTYEVPATSKPAPSVREDDNLNCPMQVHITQYADSVASHLAKILDSDKHSDVISSAKFLCGTVNEFVAEVGKAYERATENKEEADAMAKKCALLNEKLDSLVKALSEEAEAQVVPTGSLAGQEDGGSAPDKDGSDACADGQTYRSREQLMLRANSLKKALRQIIEQAEKVVDEQNRHTQFHRMWSSSSIKRENSEELKDAEMRTCHRRLSPTSPIVLEQPKRLHAVNFNEDSVQCLEKCVMNNYFGIGLDAKISLEFNNKRDEHPKKCSSRTKNMMWYGVLGTKELVQKTYKNLEQRVLLECDGVSVPLPILQGLAVLNIPSYAGGINFWGGTKEDNNFGAPSFDDKKLEVVAVFGSMQMAMSRVINLQHHRIAQCRQVKITILGEEGVPVQVDGEAWIQPPGIVKILHKNRAQMLTRDRAFESTLKSWEDKLKIDSDRVNRPRLNSQQSMEYLTEEECAQVQQLGTVADTLISKIREAAKTHKLVEQELAHAVNASATVLTEAKLSSPEFLSRSTAVEIVNSSKVLQAETTMLLDGKHLSEFPEEEGLRLTLNSLSAELHKLDDIHWICPLMHCAEEGLARPSSKSSIKLKIMPKVKREKEKLHKQKSNSSLSGTRDVKCTTPEAESPGN
- the si:dkey-172j4.3 gene encoding diacylglycerol kinase delta isoform X14, yielding MFALCQAGACCVAPVWFRCGGKRLGEDGQLSQKDQAEASLAQSCQGSHCVQEKSVKEGILLKQTSSFQRWKRRYFKLRGRTLYYAKDCKSLIFDEVDLSDASVAETGTKNINNSFTVITPFRKLILCAENRKEMEDWIGALRSVQKWEIYEASQFNMEHFSGMHNWYACSHARPTFCNVCREALPGVTSHGLSCEVCKFKAHKRCAVRSTNNCKWTTLASIGNDIIEDEDGVLMPHQWLEGNLPVSAKCMVCDKNCGSVRRLQDWRCLWCKAIVHSSCKEQMERVCPLGQCRVSIIPPTALNSIDSDGFWKATSASCSSPLLVLVNSKSGDNQGVKFLRKFKQLLNPAQVFDLMNGGPELGLRLFQKFVTFRILVCGGDGSVGWVLSELDKLNLHKQCQLGVLPLGTGNDLARVLGWGGLCDDDAQLLQILEKLERATTKMLDRWSVMTYEVPATSKPAPSVREDDNLNCPMQVHITQYADSVASHLAKILDSDKHSDVISSAKFLCGTVNEFVAEVGKAYERATENKEEADAMAKKCALLNEKLDSLVKALSEEAEAQVVPTGSLAGQEDGGSAPDKDGSDACADGQTYRSREQLMLRANSLKKALRQIIEQAEKVVDEQNRHTQFHRMWSSSSIKRENSEELKDAEMRTCHRRLSPTSPIVLEQPKRLHAVNFNEDSVQCLEKCVMNNYFGIGLDAKISLEFNNKRDEHPKKCSSRTKNMMWYGVLGTKELVQKTYKNLEQRVLLECDGVSVPLPILQGLAVLNIPSYAGGINFWGGTKEDNNFGAPSFDDKKLEVVAVFGSMQMAMSRVINLQHHRIAQCRQVKITILGEEGVPVQVDGEAWIQPPGIVKILHKNRAQMLTRDRAFESTLKSWEDKLKIDSDRVNRPRLNSQQSMEYLTEEECAQVQQLGTVADTLISKIREAAKTHKLVEQELAHAVNASATVLTEAKLSSPEFLSRSTAVEIVNSSKVLQAETTMLLDGKHLSEFPEEEGLRLTLNSLSAELHKLDDIHWICPLMHCAEEGLARPSSKSSIKLKIMPKVKREKEKLHKQKSNSSLSVSTRCLHAAECSHLLETTRRKPPSD
- the si:dkey-172j4.3 gene encoding diacylglycerol kinase delta isoform X13, which translates into the protein MPKPCPAMASKLNPNVLYVAEPSESAPADPERTPLQTGDAADESSDSDGEQEETSHKLIRKVSTSGQIRAKKSVKEGILLKQTSSFQRWKRRYFKLRGRTLYYAKDCKSLIFDEVDLSDASVAETGTKNINNSFTVITPFRKLILCAENRKEMEDWIGALRSVQKWEIYEASQFNMEHFSGMHNWYACSHARPTFCNVCREALPGVTSHGLSCEVCKFKAHKRCAVRSTNNCKWTTLASIGNDIIEDEDGVLMPHQWLEGNLPVSAKCMVCDKNCGSVRRLQDWRCLWCKAIVHSSCKEQMERVCPLGQCRVSIIPPTALNSIDSDGFWKATSASCSSPLLVLVNSKSGDNQGVKFLRKFKQLLNPAQVFDLMNGGPELGLRLFQKFVTFRILVCGGDGSVGWVLSELDKLNLHKQCQLGVLPLGTGNDLARVLGWGGLCDDDAQLLQILEKLERATTKMLDRWSVMTYEVPATSKPAPSVREDDNLNCPMQVHITQYADSVASHLAKILDSDKHSDVISSAKFLCGTVNEFVAEVGKAYERATENKEEADAMAKKCALLNEKLDSLVKALSEEAEAQVVPTGSLAGQEDGGSAPDKDGSDACADGQTYRSREQLMLRANSLKKALRQIIEQAEKVVDEQNRHTQFHRMWSSSSIKRENSEELKDAEMRTCHRRLSPTSPIVLEQPKRLHAVNFNEDSVQCLEKCVMNNYFGIGLDAKISLEFNNKRDEHPKKCSSRTKNMMWYGVLGTKELVQKTYKNLEQRVLLECDGVSVPLPILQGLAVLNIPSYAGGINFWGGTKEDNNFGAPSFDDKKLEVVAVFGSMQMAMSRVINLQHHRIAQCRQVKITILGEEGVPVQVDGEAWIQPPGIVKILHKNRAQMLTRDRAFESTLKSWEDKLKIDSDRVNRPRLNSQQSMEYLTEEECAQVQQLGTVADTLISKIREAAKTHKLVEQELAHAVNASATVLTEAKLSSPEFLSRSTAVEIVNSSKVLQAETTMLLDGKHLSEFPEEEGLRLTLNSLSAELHKLDDIHWICPLMHCAEEGLARPSSKSSIKLKIMPKVKREKEKLHKQKSNSSLSVSTRCLHAAECSHLLETTRRKPPSD
- the si:dkey-172j4.3 gene encoding diacylglycerol kinase delta isoform X8, giving the protein MSGNVQPSSLAAISTSPSLPPSSLRPSLRSFYLIQLVSGTASTTAAVKPSCRGGGGGGGGGGEGQAPNTRNRPTSERARARGMPGEVCVGSRLTKCSPMPKPCPAMASKLNPNVLYVAEPSESAPADPERTPLQTGDAADESSDSDGEQEETSHKLIRKVSTSGQIRAKKSVKEGILLKQTSSFQRWKRRYFKLRGRTLYYAKDCKSLIFDEVDLSDASVAETGTKNINNSFTVITPFRKLILCAENRKEMEDWIGALRSVQKWEIYEASQFNMEHFSGMHNWYACSHARPTFCNVCREALPGVTSHGLSCEVCKFKAHKRCAVRSTNNCKWTTLASIGNDIIEDEDGVLMPHQWLEGNLPVSAKCMVCDKNCGSVRRLQDWRCLWCKAIVHSSCKEQMERVCPLGQCRVSIIPPTALNSIDSDGFWKATSASCSSPLLVLVNSKSGDNQGVKFLRKFKQLLNPAQVFDLMNGGPELGLRLFQKFVTFRILVCGGDGSVGWVLSELDKLNLHKQCQLGVLPLGTGNDLARVLGWGGLCDDDAQLLQILEKLERATTKMLDRWSVMTYEVPATSKPAPSVREDDNLNCPMQVHITQYADSVASHLAKILDSDKHSDVISSAKFLCGTVNEFVAEVGKAYERATENKEEADAMAKKCALLNEKLDSLVKALSEEAEAQVVPTGSLAGQEDGGSAPDKDGSDACADGQTYRSREQLMLRANSLKKALRQIIEQAEKVVDEQNRHTQFHRMWSSSSIKRENSEELKDAEMRTCHRRLSPTSPIVLEQPKRLHAVNFNEDSVQCLEKCVMNNYFGIGLDAKISLEFNNKRDEHPKKCSSRTKNMMWYGVLGTKELVQKTYKNLEQRVLLECDGVSVPLPILQGLAVLNIPSYAGGINFWGGTKEDNNFGAPSFDDKKLEVVAVFGSMQMAMSRVINLQHHRIAQCRQVKITILGEEGVPVQVDGEAWIQPPGIVKILHKNRAQMLTRDRAFESTLKSWEDKLKIDSDRVNRPRLNSQQSMEYLTEEECAQVQQLGTVADTLISKIREAAKTHKLVEQELAHAVNASATVLTEAKLSSPEFLSRSTAVEIVNSSKVLQAETTMLLDGKHLSEFPEEEGLRLTLNSLSAELHKLDDIHWICPLMHCAEEGLARPSSKSSIKLKIMPKVKREKEKLHKQKSNSSLSVSTRCLHAAECSHLLETTRRKPPSD
- the si:dkey-172j4.3 gene encoding diacylglycerol kinase delta isoform X5 codes for the protein MDGWMDGCSAPKEPSSLAAISTSPSLPPSSLRPSLRSFYLIQLVSGTASTTAAVKPSCRGGGGGGGGGGEGQAPNTRNRPTSERARARGMPGEVCVGSRLTKCSPMPKPCPAMASKLNPNVLYVAEPSESAPADPERTPLQTGDAADESSDSDGEQEETSHKLIRKVSTSGQIRAKKSVKEGILLKQTSSFQRWKRRYFKLRGRTLYYAKDCKSLIFDEVDLSDASVAETGTKNINNSFTVITPFRKLILCAENRKEMEDWIGALRSVQKWEIYEASQFNMEHFSGMHNWYACSHARPTFCNVCREALPGVTSHGLSCEVCKFKAHKRCAVRSTNNCKWTTLASIGNDIIEDEDGVLMPHQWLEGNLPVSAKCMVCDKNCGSVRRLQDWRCLWCKAIVHSSCKEQMERVCPLGQCRVSIIPPTALNSIDSDGFWKATSASCSSPLLVLVNSKSGDNQGVKFLRKFKQLLNPAQVFDLMNGGPELGLRLFQKFVTFRILVCGGDGSVGWVLSELDKLNLHKQCQLGVLPLGTGNDLARVLGWGGLCDDDAQLLQILEKLERATTKMLDRWSVMTYEVPATSKPAPSVREDDNLNCPMQVHITQYADSVASHLAKILDSDKHSDVISSAKFLCGTVNEFVAEVGKAYERATENKEEADAMAKKCALLNEKLDSLVKALSEEAEAQVVPTGSLAGQEDGGSAPDKDGSDACADGQTYRSREQLMLRANSLKKALRQIIEQAEKVVDEQNRHTQFHRMWSSSSIKRENSEELKDAEMRTCHRRLSPTSPIVLEQPKRLHAVNFNEDSVQCLEKCVMNNYFGIGLDAKISLEFNNKRDEHPKKCSSRTKNMMWYGVLGTKELVQKTYKNLEQRVLLECDGVSVPLPILQGLAVLNIPSYAGGINFWGGTKEDNNFGAPSFDDKKLEVVAVFGSMQMAMSRVINLQHHRIAQCRQVKITILGEEGVPVQVDGEAWIQPPGIVKILHKNRAQMLTRDRAFESTLKSWEDKLKIDSDRVNRPRLNSQQSMEYLTEEECAQVQQLGTVADTLISKIREAAKTHKLVEQELAHAVNASATVLTEAKLSSPEFLSRSTAVEIVNSSKVLQAETTMLLDGKHLSEFPEEEGLRLTLNSLSAELHKLDDIHWICPLMHCAEEGLARPSSKSSIKLKIMPKVKREKEKLHKQKSNSSLSVSTRCLHAAECSHLLETTRRKPPSD